AAAAAACATACCTCAACCACTTTCCCGTATCAGGCGCACGTCCGCCAACTGTGGAAAGGATATGATGTAATCAACGACCAGATCAAGGGAAACTACAAGTTTAATATGGGGTACCATGTCATGATCGTTGTGATAGCTGGAAGCACGACTCTGGAGTATGATGTAAAGTCGGTATATGAGACGCTGGCGGGCCGGTTGACAGATATCGCACCCGAAGAACAGATGACCGATGAGGATAAGTTTAATGCTGTGTATCTTAACAGCTATGTAGAGTTTATAGAACAATATCCCTGGTACGAGTATGATTTTACAACCAGACTAAAACAGCTTTGGAGCGGGACGGATATAACCGGTCCGCATATTTTAAGAAAGGCCGAACGTCGATATTATCTGACAAGTGAGTTGCTGGTAAAGGCCGGATATGGATGGCTGATCAAACTGGCTACGAAGGCATCATATGATAATGCTTTATTTAACACGGCTGTTGTCACCGACAAATTGCCCCCGGACATCAAATTGTTTACTGAAATAAAAAATATACGAAAAATGCCTGGCGGATGCTTTGTAATGGATCTGCCCAGGTATGCAGCGTTCAATTCGGCAGCCTGTAAGCTTGCTAATAGTGGTGTGAATTTCAGAGAGATAGCCGGAAATAAGTCAGCAATCATGCTGACGATTCTAACGAATAAATCGTTACAAAAGACCAGCGGATGGGAAGTGCTGTTTACACAGTCCATCGTTACTCAACCCGGCTTGAATAGGGTAGCAATCGTGACGCCCGTTGATAGTTTAAGCGGTATTCTTCGTGTATTAACACGCGACCGTGCCATTAAGGTAGAACATATTTATGATTATTGAAAGGGACCCCCGTAAGCAGAACATACAAAACTCTTGACTTAAGAATCATTACCGGGGAGGCGGTGTTTTTTTGTTCAATTGATAAGGAAGCTTTACCTTCACGAGCAATTCACGCTAATAAAATAAAATACTATTCGTTAGGAGGCATGACCTCGGAAGCGGCGGTTGACAAAGCCCTGCATGCAAGGCTGGTGCCTGCTATTAAAGGAGCACTGAATAAACAAACATCAAAATGAGTAACACAACGGAAGGATTTATCGATCTGAGTCATACCATCGAGGCTGGGCTGATTACTTATAAAGGGTTACCCGCGCCTGTTATCTGCGATTTCCTGAGCCGGGAGGATTCGAAGGGTTTTTATGAAGAGGGTACCACATTCCAAATCGGCAAAATAGAGATGGTATCAAACACGGGCACCTATATCGACTGCCCTTTTCACCGTTTTGCGGATGGTAAAGATTTGTCAGAAGTTGGGTTGGAAAGTTTTGCCGATTTGGATGGTATTGTTATCCGGGTGCCTCATACCGAAACGTCGACGATAACAGAAAAATATTTTGAGGGCTATGAGGTGAGGAACAAGGCCGTGCTGGTGCAAACCGGGTGGGACGGATTCTGGAATACGGATAATTATTTCAACGCGAATCCGCACCTTACCAAAGGGGCCGCTGAATACTTACGCGATAACGGCGCTAAACTGGTTGGGATCGATTCGATGAATATTGACGATACAACGGGTAACAGGAGGCCCGTGCATACCACATTACTTGGAGCCGAAATATTGATCGTTGAGCATCTTTGCAAC
Above is a window of Mucilaginibacter ginsenosidivorans DNA encoding:
- a CDS encoding cyclase family protein, which gives rise to MSNTTEGFIDLSHTIEAGLITYKGLPAPVICDFLSREDSKGFYEEGTTFQIGKIEMVSNTGTYIDCPFHRFADGKDLSEVGLESFADLDGIVIRVPHTETSTITEKYFEGYEVRNKAVLVQTGWDGFWNTDNYFNANPHLTKGAAEYLRDNGAKLVGIDSMNIDDTTGNRRPVHTTLLGAEILIVEHLCNLGQLPAAGFKFSAIPPKFKGVGTFPVRAMAKVIV